In Carya illinoinensis cultivar Pawnee chromosome 6, C.illinoinensisPawnee_v1, whole genome shotgun sequence, a single genomic region encodes these proteins:
- the LOC122313668 gene encoding deSI-like protein At4g17486, protein MTEVILHIYDVTNSGSDKTNNTILQINKIFKDGIGLGGIFHSAVQVYGEDEWSFGFCEQGTGVFSCPSGKNPMYTYRECIVLGQTSFSIFKVNQILRELSREWPGSSYDLLSKNCNHFCDEFCERLEVPKLPGWVNRFANAGDTAMEVAGNTATRFRQAKTEIVTASKVAYRFLAGVANNATGSSESTGNSNRGTPRFQATWFKNLITTGAKPSSSSEIENQDVDGRQQSLQQGAGPPLRQNSQPWHDM, encoded by the exons atgaCGGAGGTGATACTGCACATATATGACGTCACAAATAGTGGATCGGACAAGACCAATAACACCATTCTTCAAATTAACAAGATCTTCAAGGACGGAATTGGCCTCGGTGGTATTTTCCACAGCGCTGTCCag GTATATGGAGAGGACGAATGGTCATTTGGGTTCTGCGAACAAGGAACTGGTGTTTTCAGTTGCCCTTCTGGGAAGAATCCAATGTACACTTATCGTGAATGCATTGTTCTTGGACAAACAAGCTTTTCAATCTTCAAGGTAAATCAGATCTTAAGGGAACTTAGTAGAGAGTGGCCTGGGAGTTCATATGACTTGTTGTCAAAAAACTGTAATCACTTCTGTGATGAGTTCTGCGAGAGACTTGAAGTGCCAAAACTTCCAG GTTGGGTTAATCGTTTTGCCAATGCTGGTGACACTGCCATGGAAGTTGCAGGAAATACAGCTACACGG TTCAGGCAAGCTAAGACAGAGATAGTGACAGCAAGCAAAGTGGCATACCGTTTCCTGGCAGGTGTTGCTAACAACGCCACAGGTTCTTCCGAGTCCACTGGGAATTCAAACAGAGGCACTCCGAGATTTCAAGCTACTTGGTTTAAAAACCTCATTACTACTGGTGCAAAACCATCTAGTAGCTCAGAAATTGAGAATCAGGATGTGGATGGACGTCAGCAGTCACTGCAACAGGGTGCTGGGCCACCTCTACGGCAAAACTCACAGCCATGGCATGATATGTGA
- the LOC122313669 gene encoding uncharacterized protein LOC122313669, translating to MDSKGFNKVQPVVRKGKKKQVKDEVDRMKQAEKKKRRLEKALATSAAIISELEKKKQKKKEEQQRLDEEGAAIAEAVALHVLLGEDSDDSCKIVLKKDEGFNPWDIPDNIDLFVSGKRSGFPYQGSDKHPLEGIGWVSNPYISEYKWGGLERGEWSFSSGPFARDFPAPYFEEAGWGTTGFSAGLIAAEAVSSLQIAEDAHEDTIVLDGMLRG from the coding sequence ATGGATAGCAAGGGATTTAATAAAGTGCAACCTGTTGTgaggaaagggaaaaagaagcaGGTGAAGGATGAGGTTGATCGAATGAAACAGGCTGAGAAGAAAAAGAGGCGCTTGGAGAAAGCCCTTGCTACTTCTGCAGCCATCATTTCTGAActagagaagaagaaacagaaaaagaaagaagaacaacAAAGGCTTGATGAAGAGGGTGCTGCAATTGCTGAGGCTGTTGCTTTGCACGTCTTACTTGGTGAAGACTCAGATGATTCATGTAAGATTGTTCTGAAAAAAGATGAAGGGTTCAACCCTTGGGATATTCCTGATAACATTGACCTATTTGTGAGTGGTAAGAGATCAGGCTTTCCTTATCAGGGCTCTGACAAGCACCCGCTTGAAGGGATTGGGTGGGTTTCTAATCCGTATATATCTGAATATAAGTGGGGTGGCTTGGAGAGGGGTGAGTGGTCATTCTCATCTGGACCTTTTGCAAGGGATTTTCCTGCCCCATATTTTGAGGAAGCAGGTTGGGGAACTACGGGATTCTCAGCTGGTCTTATTGCAGCAGAGGCTGTTTCATCCCTCCAGATTGCAGAGGATGCTCACGAAGACACGATTGTCCTGGATGGAATGTTAAGGGGATAG